A single Archangium lipolyticum DNA region contains:
- a CDS encoding serine/threonine-protein kinase, translating into MSASSAFSLKPGDAGRGELAETRETLEPSTRIREPDADALLGTCLGSFQLTRKLGQGGMGSVYLGQHVDIGSRVAIKVLHGRLASSPQVLRRFHMEARAVNLIGHENIVNIIDIQPAPPRPYLVMEYLEGEPLSALLARGPVPAPVAVALLSQVCDALHATHARGIVHRDLKPENLFLLQRGHGPAFVKVLDFGIAKLLDEEHRGPDTGEGALIGSVDYMAPEQSRGDSVDGRADLYALGVIAYQLLTGRLPFVEKSLTALLLAHQTRQPPSPTSLRPEVPPALSSVILRALAKSPEERFQNASTMRGALQVALDMARSPAGPTRTPPPMEALGPRPALALPVLVTRGPGITPEQLTCTELTRGGLFLCSGQPLPPLLSRLTVGLEHPDGEMTCTAEVVRHVHPEEARAWGMAPGFGVQFVEPSVTFKAAVAHLLLGQPLSTLRPPTDPAADAEAERMLAPYHARSTEDLYVFLALPPDTGCEEVRLRARRALHALGRLRERTISATLRTRVDTVLERIHKAAETLGEPRRRASYDAERGNFHGVARCLSAGLTLTQLEELRRDFLAHRPYAEGPLRVHLATARAHQEVGLLAQARDAYERALILDPLSLELHRQYRVVCRALTAPGTP; encoded by the coding sequence ATGTCCGCATCGAGTGCCTTCAGCCTCAAGCCTGGAGACGCAGGCCGTGGTGAGCTCGCGGAGACCCGCGAGACGCTCGAACCTTCCACTCGCATCCGCGAGCCAGACGCGGATGCGCTGCTGGGGACGTGTCTCGGCAGCTTCCAGCTGACGCGCAAGCTGGGCCAGGGTGGCATGGGCTCCGTCTACCTCGGCCAGCACGTGGACATCGGCAGCCGCGTGGCCATCAAGGTGCTCCACGGCCGGCTGGCCAGCTCGCCCCAGGTGCTGCGCCGCTTCCACATGGAGGCGCGCGCCGTCAACCTCATCGGCCACGAGAACATCGTCAACATCATCGACATCCAGCCCGCGCCGCCCCGGCCCTACCTCGTCATGGAGTACCTGGAGGGCGAGCCCCTCTCCGCGCTGCTCGCTCGCGGGCCCGTGCCCGCCCCCGTCGCCGTCGCCCTGCTCTCCCAGGTGTGCGACGCCCTCCACGCCACGCACGCGCGCGGCATCGTCCACAGAGATCTCAAGCCCGAGAACCTCTTCCTCCTCCAGCGCGGCCACGGGCCCGCCTTCGTCAAGGTGCTCGACTTCGGCATCGCCAAGCTGCTCGACGAGGAGCACCGCGGCCCCGACACCGGCGAGGGCGCCCTCATCGGCTCGGTGGACTACATGGCCCCGGAGCAGTCGCGCGGTGACTCCGTGGACGGGCGCGCCGACCTCTACGCCCTGGGTGTCATCGCCTACCAGCTCCTCACCGGCCGCCTGCCCTTCGTCGAGAAGTCCCTCACCGCGCTGCTGCTCGCCCACCAGACCCGGCAGCCTCCCTCACCCACCTCGCTCCGCCCCGAAGTGCCTCCCGCCCTCTCCAGCGTCATCCTGCGCGCGCTCGCCAAGAGTCCCGAGGAGCGCTTCCAGAACGCCTCGACGATGCGCGGCGCGCTCCAGGTGGCGCTCGACATGGCGCGCTCCCCGGCGGGCCCTACCCGGACGCCTCCACCCATGGAGGCCCTCGGGCCGCGTCCGGCGCTCGCCCTCCCCGTGCTCGTGACGCGGGGGCCCGGCATCACCCCCGAGCAGCTCACCTGCACGGAGCTCACGCGCGGGGGCCTGTTCCTGTGCTCCGGGCAGCCCCTGCCTCCGCTGCTCTCGCGGCTCACGGTGGGCCTGGAGCATCCGGACGGGGAGATGACATGCACCGCCGAGGTGGTGCGGCACGTGCACCCCGAGGAGGCCCGCGCCTGGGGCATGGCTCCGGGTTTCGGCGTACAGTTCGTGGAGCCCTCCGTCACCTTCAAGGCCGCGGTGGCGCACCTGCTGCTGGGGCAGCCGCTGAGCACCCTGCGCCCGCCCACCGACCCGGCCGCGGACGCCGAGGCGGAGCGGATGCTCGCCCCCTACCACGCGCGCAGCACCGAGGACCTCTATGTCTTCCTCGCGCTGCCGCCGGACACGGGCTGCGAGGAGGTGCGGTTGCGCGCGCGCCGGGCCCTGCATGCACTGGGGCGGCTGCGCGAGCGCACCATCTCCGCCACCCTGCGCACCCGGGTGGACACGGTGCTCGAGCGCATCCACAAGGCCGCCGAGACACTCGGGGAGCCCCGGCGCCGGGCCAGCTACGACGCCGAGCGGGGCAACTTCCACGGCGTGGCGCGCTGTCTCTCGGCGGGGCTCACCCTCACCCAGTTGGAGGAGCTGCGGCGCGACTTCCTCGCCCACCGCCCCTACGCGGAGGGGCCCCTGCGCGTGCACCTCGCCACCGCCCGCGCGCACCAGGAAGTGGGGTTGCTCGCCCAGGCCCGTGACGCCTACGAGCGCGCCCTCATCCTGGATCCGCTGTCCCTGGAGCTGCACCGGCAGTACCGCGTCGTGTGCCGCGCACTGACGGCCCCGGGCACGCCGTAG
- a CDS encoding ankyrin repeat domain-containing protein → MADLFDAVRRGDIATVEALLEKNPRAIARGDTLGMTALMWAAWRGDAPLLRLLLARGANPSVKDIRGTTALMLAAEQGRTEAARVLVPLAGEDERGEALRHAAGTGHIEVACFLLDEAGAALEYGGTDGKTPLTCAVLGGHAALAEELLRRGANLEARSSTVLPLEDRNDSGWHPLHYAADRRHPLLVQLLLTAGAQVDPQTTEGTTPLMLAARRGDEDCLHLLLRAGADPLRQNAHASSALSLARKHGKPGLLQLFGPVGEDRPGGGRN, encoded by the coding sequence ATGGCCGACCTGTTCGACGCCGTGCGCCGCGGAGACATCGCCACGGTGGAGGCCCTGTTGGAGAAGAATCCGCGGGCCATCGCCCGGGGAGATACCCTGGGTATGACGGCGCTGATGTGGGCCGCCTGGCGGGGAGATGCGCCCCTGCTCCGCCTGCTGCTGGCACGCGGCGCGAACCCCTCCGTGAAGGACATCCGGGGCACCACCGCGCTGATGCTGGCGGCCGAGCAGGGCCGCACCGAGGCGGCGCGTGTCCTCGTGCCCCTGGCGGGGGAGGACGAGCGCGGCGAGGCGCTGCGGCACGCGGCGGGCACCGGCCACATCGAGGTGGCGTGCTTCCTGTTGGACGAGGCGGGCGCGGCGCTCGAGTACGGCGGCACCGACGGAAAGACACCCCTCACCTGCGCCGTCCTCGGAGGCCACGCCGCGCTGGCCGAGGAGTTGCTGCGCCGGGGCGCCAACCTGGAGGCGCGCAGCTCCACCGTCCTGCCCCTCGAGGACCGGAACGACTCCGGCTGGCACCCGCTGCACTACGCGGCGGACCGGCGGCACCCGCTGCTGGTGCAGTTGCTCCTCACGGCCGGGGCCCAGGTGGATCCGCAGACCACCGAGGGCACCACGCCGTTGATGCTGGCGGCCCGGCGGGGAGACGAGGACTGCCTCCACCTGCTGCTTCGGGCCGGGGCGGATCCCCTCCGCCAGAACGCGCACGCCAGCTCCGCCCTGTCACTGGCGCGCAAGCATGGCAAGCCGGGCCTCCTTCAGCTCTTCGGGCCCGTGGGCGAGGACCGGCCCGGTGGCGGCCGGAACTGA
- a CDS encoding monooxygenase gives MRRVIGAGALLVAAAVLSSCDEPKDPTPQPVPATWHKNVGPLIQQKCGSCHVEGGIAPFALQTYAQAQAQRDAIKASVQSGHMPPWPPSRECAQYLDDRSLGSEEVALITRWADEGGPEGNPADAPRNPRPQPGGGLSRVDATLSMPVEYTPQQSPDDYRCFLIDWPYGDQRYVTGFRANPGNASIVHHVIAYLAEPNQVAAAQALDDNEPGPGYTCFGGPGLNGGQMAWLGSWAPGSLGMDYPAGTGMRVAAGSKVILQVHYNTGHGLHGGQAGPDRTSVSMKVDTAVDKVAFVQPWANIDWVLKKTMNIPAGQADVVHAWGADPTSVLDQLTGGVFEKGKPITVHNVALHMHTLGTRTRMEIRRGAGGSECLLDIPRWDFHWQGSYALTQSKVVNPGDSIHLECHWDNSTPGAREVNWGEGTGDEMCLGLFYMTQ, from the coding sequence ATGCGTCGAGTCATTGGAGCTGGTGCGCTCCTGGTCGCGGCCGCCGTCCTCTCTTCGTGTGATGAGCCGAAGGACCCCACGCCCCAGCCGGTACCGGCCACGTGGCACAAGAACGTGGGACCGCTGATTCAACAGAAGTGCGGGAGCTGCCACGTGGAAGGAGGCATCGCGCCCTTCGCGCTCCAGACGTACGCGCAGGCCCAGGCGCAGCGCGACGCCATCAAGGCCTCGGTGCAGTCGGGCCACATGCCGCCCTGGCCTCCGTCGAGGGAGTGCGCGCAGTACCTGGATGACCGCTCGCTGGGCAGCGAGGAGGTGGCGCTCATCACCCGCTGGGCGGACGAGGGCGGCCCCGAGGGCAACCCGGCCGACGCACCGAGGAATCCCCGGCCGCAGCCGGGCGGAGGGCTGTCACGCGTGGACGCCACGCTGTCGATGCCGGTCGAGTACACGCCCCAGCAGAGCCCGGACGACTACCGCTGCTTCCTCATCGACTGGCCGTACGGCGACCAGCGCTACGTCACCGGCTTCCGCGCCAACCCGGGCAACGCGAGCATCGTCCACCACGTCATCGCGTACCTGGCCGAGCCCAACCAGGTGGCCGCGGCCCAGGCGCTCGACGACAACGAGCCGGGGCCGGGCTACACCTGCTTCGGCGGACCGGGCCTGAATGGAGGGCAGATGGCGTGGCTCGGCTCGTGGGCGCCGGGCAGCCTGGGCATGGACTACCCGGCGGGCACTGGCATGCGCGTGGCGGCCGGCTCCAAGGTCATCCTCCAGGTGCACTACAACACGGGCCACGGTCTGCACGGTGGGCAGGCCGGTCCGGATCGCACCTCGGTCTCCATGAAGGTGGACACGGCGGTGGACAAGGTGGCCTTCGTGCAGCCCTGGGCCAACATCGATTGGGTGCTCAAGAAGACCATGAACATCCCCGCGGGCCAGGCGGACGTCGTCCACGCGTGGGGAGCGGACCCGACGTCCGTGCTCGACCAGCTCACGGGGGGCGTCTTCGAGAAGGGCAAGCCCATCACCGTGCACAACGTCGCCCTGCACATGCACACGCTGGGCACGCGCACGCGGATGGAGATCCGCCGCGGCGCGGGTGGAAGCGAGTGCCTGCTCGACATTCCCCGGTGGGATTTCCACTGGCAGGGCTCCTATGCCCTCACCCAGTCGAAGGTGGTGAACCCGGGTGACTCCATCCACCTCGAGTGCCACTGGGACAACAGCACTCCGGGTGCCCGGGAGGTCAACTGGGGCGAGGGCACCGGGGACGAGATGTGCCTCGGGCTCTTCTACATGACGCAGTGA
- a CDS encoding esterase/lipase family protein, with translation MKKLHPLVLALCAGTLGLAPAAHAGAAKTTYPVVFAHGMAGFDNILGYDYWGDDYGMFVGDTCSLFETPCNEDIDSGQKSFVGQVQPFQTSEARGLDLANDIEGYMASTGATRVNLIGHSQGGLDARKAARELYNRKGYTVVSVLVSVSSPHRGSPVAKYILDLKPGVSSVIAALAEIYGDIVYGSGNDGYAAAKQLVYNDYSSTDGVTTGAKAFNVNNPIDSRYASRYVSLITAQNGSSVNPALYLVSEFFYDIDGDGYCTDDCDNDGAAGKGDGYANESDDDGLVGINSQQMGYRLKYSESTFGFDSVTNDANIPYLGNINAPTSAQMTSTSSVINQDHLDVVGVGPDTFDEPEFYAAIFDYIATYD, from the coding sequence ATGAAGAAGCTCCACCCGCTCGTGCTGGCGCTCTGCGCTGGCACCCTCGGACTGGCCCCCGCCGCGCATGCTGGCGCGGCGAAGACCACCTATCCCGTGGTGTTCGCCCACGGCATGGCCGGCTTCGACAACATCCTCGGCTACGACTACTGGGGCGACGACTACGGCATGTTCGTCGGCGACACCTGCAGCCTCTTCGAGACGCCCTGCAACGAGGACATCGACAGCGGCCAGAAGAGCTTCGTGGGCCAGGTGCAGCCCTTCCAGACGTCCGAGGCGCGTGGCCTGGACCTGGCCAACGACATCGAGGGCTACATGGCCAGCACGGGCGCCACGCGCGTGAACCTCATCGGCCACTCGCAGGGCGGCCTGGACGCGCGCAAGGCGGCCAGGGAGCTCTACAACCGCAAGGGCTACACCGTGGTGTCCGTGCTCGTCAGCGTGTCCTCGCCCCACCGCGGCTCGCCGGTGGCCAAGTACATCCTGGACCTCAAGCCCGGCGTCTCCAGCGTCATCGCCGCCCTGGCGGAGATCTACGGTGACATCGTCTACGGCTCCGGCAACGACGGCTACGCCGCCGCCAAGCAGCTCGTCTACAACGACTACAGCTCCACCGACGGGGTGACGACCGGCGCCAAGGCCTTCAACGTCAACAACCCCATCGACTCGCGCTACGCCTCCCGCTACGTGTCCCTCATCACCGCGCAGAACGGCAGCAGCGTGAACCCCGCGCTCTACCTGGTGAGCGAGTTCTTCTACGACATCGACGGCGACGGCTACTGCACGGACGACTGCGACAACGACGGCGCCGCGGGCAAGGGCGACGGCTACGCCAACGAGTCCGATGACGACGGCCTGGTGGGCATCAACTCGCAGCAGATGGGCTACCGGCTGAAGTACTCCGAGTCCACCTTCGGCTTCGACTCCGTCACCAACGACGCCAACATCCCCTACCTGGGCAACATCAACGCGCCCACCTCGGCGCAGATGACCTCCACCTCGAGTGTCATCAACCAGGACCACCTGGACGTGGTGGGCGTGGGCCCGGACACCTTCGACGAGCCGGAGTTCTACGCCGCCATCTTCGACTACATCGCCACCTACGACTGA
- a CDS encoding SDR family NAD(P)-dependent oxidoreductase, producing MTRLKDKVALVTGAASGIGRATALLFAHEGARVVVTDISPSGEQVAQEIRASGGQALFSVHDVTDEVTWQMVMARTLDIYGRLDVLVNNAGIAISRSVAEMSMAEWREQMAVNLDSTFLGTKYAVRTMRLGQRGGSIVNVASVSGLVGSPGTSAYSASKGGVRMLSKAVAMECAPDGIRVNCVFPGGVRTPIWHNADWWDGFVQQVGSEDEAWKKLEAASPLGRMGEPEDIAEAILYLASDASRYVTGAELVVDGGYTAR from the coding sequence ATGACTCGATTGAAGGACAAGGTGGCCCTCGTGACGGGGGCGGCATCGGGTATTGGTCGTGCCACCGCGCTGCTGTTCGCCCACGAGGGCGCGCGGGTGGTCGTCACCGACATCTCTCCCTCGGGCGAGCAGGTGGCGCAGGAGATCCGCGCCTCCGGTGGCCAGGCCCTCTTCTCCGTGCATGACGTGACGGACGAGGTCACCTGGCAGATGGTGATGGCGCGCACGCTCGACATCTACGGCCGGCTGGACGTGCTGGTGAACAACGCCGGAATCGCCATCTCCCGCTCGGTGGCGGAGATGAGCATGGCCGAGTGGCGCGAGCAGATGGCGGTGAACCTGGACAGCACCTTCCTGGGCACCAAGTACGCGGTGCGCACCATGCGTCTGGGCCAGCGCGGCGGCTCCATCGTCAACGTCGCCTCGGTGTCGGGGCTCGTGGGCAGCCCGGGCACCAGCGCGTACTCGGCCAGCAAGGGTGGGGTGCGCATGCTGAGCAAGGCGGTGGCCATGGAGTGCGCGCCGGACGGCATCCGCGTCAACTGCGTCTTCCCCGGAGGCGTGCGCACGCCCATCTGGCACAACGCGGACTGGTGGGATGGCTTCGTCCAGCAGGTGGGCAGCGAGGACGAGGCCTGGAAGAAGCTCGAGGCCGCCTCGCCCCTGGGCCGCATGGGCGAGCCCGAGGACATCGCCGAGGCCATCCTCTATCTGGCCTCGGACGCCTCGCGCTACGTCACCGGCGCCGAGCTCGTCGTGGACGGCGGCTACACCGCGCGCTGA
- the mobA gene encoding molybdenum cofactor guanylyltransferase, with protein sequence MSDRERSGAEYADVTLAVIAGGRGERLGGVAKGLLEVEGRPVLARLLDLGRLFGDVLLVANDPGPYARFGVRTVEDVVRGRGAPGGVQAALVGARTEWVLAVACDMPFVADAAVRVLLGERGPEVDAVCFTVEGRVEPLLAVYRRGLAGPWGEVLRAEEPSLRHLLSRCRAKPLPEAALRVVDAGARSVVSVNTPEDLARYLARLPPA encoded by the coding sequence GTGAGCGATAGGGAACGAAGCGGGGCGGAGTACGCGGACGTGACGCTGGCGGTGATCGCTGGCGGACGGGGCGAGCGGCTGGGCGGGGTGGCCAAGGGCCTGCTGGAGGTGGAGGGGCGGCCGGTGCTGGCGAGGCTGTTGGACCTGGGGCGGCTGTTCGGGGACGTGCTGCTGGTGGCGAACGACCCGGGACCCTACGCGCGCTTCGGGGTGCGGACGGTGGAGGACGTGGTTCGCGGGCGGGGCGCTCCGGGAGGGGTGCAGGCGGCGCTGGTGGGCGCGAGGACGGAGTGGGTGCTGGCGGTGGCGTGTGACATGCCCTTCGTGGCGGATGCGGCGGTGCGGGTGCTGCTGGGCGAGCGGGGCCCCGAGGTGGACGCGGTGTGCTTCACGGTGGAGGGCCGGGTGGAGCCGTTGCTGGCGGTGTACCGGCGCGGCCTGGCGGGCCCCTGGGGCGAGGTGCTGCGCGCGGAGGAGCCCTCCCTGCGCCACCTGCTCTCCCGCTGCCGGGCGAAGCCGCTCCCCGAGGCCGCACTGCGCGTCGTGGACGCGGGCGCACGCTCGGTGGTGAGCGTGAATACACCGGAGGACCTCGCCCGCTACCTGGCCCGGCTCCCTCCCGCCTAG
- a CDS encoding molybdopterin molybdotransferase MoeA, protein MSLIPLPLARKAALDALQPAPPESVPLLEALGRFLAREVVASRSLPGCPVSAMDGYAVRAEETSGSNRDRPARLRVVDAIYAGHLPSRTVRPGEASRIFTGAPLPEGANAVVRQEATVVPGEGLVDICVAVPPGKDIRPVGEDLLAGTPLLRAGQRLESSVLGLLASLGDTHVLVRPPPRVAVLATGDELVPPGTPALPHQVYESNLVLVGAMAREAGARVVALERARDEDRELRAALERLAGGADVLVTTGGASVGDKDRVKRVLAGMGATFLVDGVAIKPGKPVAVARLGTTAVVVLPGTPGAATVAFDQLARPLLLRHQGVTEERQRLRVRLDDRRDKQAGLTYLISATLEFREDGQVWTRLRQQGGGHMLQNIGAEGYAVLPPGRADFGPGDTVDFERFDHPRYLPVEP, encoded by the coding sequence ATGTCCCTCATCCCACTCCCCCTGGCCCGGAAGGCCGCCCTCGACGCGCTCCAACCCGCGCCCCCCGAGTCCGTGCCCCTCCTGGAAGCCCTCGGCCGCTTCCTCGCCCGGGAGGTCGTCGCCTCGCGCTCGCTCCCCGGCTGCCCCGTGTCCGCCATGGATGGCTATGCCGTCCGCGCCGAGGAGACCTCCGGCTCCAACCGCGACCGCCCCGCGCGCCTGCGCGTCGTCGACGCCATCTACGCCGGCCACCTGCCCTCGCGCACCGTGCGGCCCGGCGAGGCCTCGCGCATCTTCACCGGCGCGCCGCTGCCCGAAGGCGCCAACGCTGTCGTCCGGCAGGAGGCCACCGTTGTCCCCGGTGAGGGCCTCGTCGACATCTGCGTCGCCGTCCCGCCCGGCAAGGACATCCGCCCCGTGGGCGAGGACCTCCTCGCCGGCACGCCCCTGCTGCGCGCCGGACAGCGCCTCGAGTCCTCCGTGCTCGGCCTGCTCGCCTCGCTGGGTGACACGCACGTCCTCGTGCGTCCGCCGCCGCGCGTCGCCGTGCTCGCCACCGGGGATGAGCTCGTCCCTCCTGGCACTCCCGCCCTCCCCCACCAGGTGTACGAGAGCAACCTCGTGCTCGTCGGCGCCATGGCCCGCGAGGCCGGGGCCCGTGTCGTCGCGCTCGAGCGCGCCCGAGATGAGGACCGGGAGCTGCGCGCGGCCCTGGAGCGGCTGGCCGGCGGCGCCGACGTGCTCGTCACCACAGGAGGCGCCTCGGTGGGAGACAAGGACCGGGTGAAGCGCGTGCTCGCCGGGATGGGCGCCACCTTCCTCGTGGATGGCGTGGCCATCAAACCCGGCAAGCCCGTGGCCGTGGCGAGGCTCGGCACCACCGCCGTCGTCGTGCTCCCTGGCACACCGGGCGCGGCCACCGTGGCCTTCGATCAGCTCGCCCGGCCGCTGCTGCTGCGGCACCAGGGCGTCACCGAGGAGCGCCAGCGCCTGCGCGTCCGACTCGATGACAGGCGGGACAAGCAGGCCGGGCTCACCTACCTCATCAGCGCCACCCTGGAGTTCCGTGAGGATGGACAGGTGTGGACCCGGCTGCGCCAGCAGGGCGGAGGGCACATGCTCCAGAACATCGGCGCCGAGGGCTACGCCGTCCTGCCTCCGGGCCGCGCCGACTTCGGCCCAGGCGACACGGTGGACTTCGAACGCTTCGACCACCCGCGCTACCTGCCCGTGGAGCCGTGA
- the mobB gene encoding molybdopterin-guanine dinucleotide biosynthesis protein B encodes MHPPALAIVGWSGSGKTTLLARLVPELRQRGLRVGVVKHSSHSHPLHPEGSDTERHAASGAAFVAFATPAGVQLTFPEPAEPVLSLLARFADKVDLVLVEGWKQGPLPKLEVWREGLGPLLAAERQDVLAVVGDAPVPEGTKRFSPDAVQDIATFIQQCLRDGSLRTTN; translated from the coding sequence ATGCATCCACCCGCGCTCGCCATCGTCGGCTGGTCCGGCTCGGGGAAGACGACGCTCCTGGCGAGGCTCGTGCCCGAGCTGCGCCAGCGCGGCCTGCGCGTGGGCGTGGTGAAGCACTCGTCCCACTCGCACCCGCTCCACCCCGAGGGCAGTGACACCGAGCGCCACGCGGCCTCCGGAGCCGCGTTCGTCGCCTTTGCCACCCCCGCGGGAGTGCAGCTCACCTTTCCCGAGCCCGCGGAGCCCGTGCTGTCCCTGCTGGCGCGCTTCGCCGACAAGGTGGATCTGGTGCTCGTGGAGGGGTGGAAGCAGGGGCCGCTGCCCAAGCTCGAGGTGTGGCGAGAGGGGCTCGGGCCGCTGCTCGCGGCGGAGCGCCAGGACGTGCTCGCCGTGGTGGGCGACGCCCCCGTGCCCGAGGGAACGAAACGCTTCTCCCCGGATGCGGTGCAAGACATCGCGACCTTCATCCAGCAGTGCCTCCGAGACGGGAGCCTGCGAACAACGAATTGA
- the fdhD gene encoding formate dehydrogenase accessory sulfurtransferase FdhD — MTEEKRHPPLPAGVTRRPVLRHTPDEPLAAAEPDTVAIEEPLDIRISGDTVAVTMRTPGADRFLVVGFLFAEGLIHCAEDLGGLAHCGRPGEEGYGNTVEVTPAPGLVIDLEKVGTTKRGTLTTAACGVCGRRSVDDLMVACSPVPPGPEIPAPVLARATERLRTVQPNFAHTGGVHAAAALDVEGQVLAAFEDVGRHNAVDKVVGAMVLEHGLRSARASRPAETRPTVLVVSGRVSFEIIQKAAMARCPVVASVSAASSLAIDLAERAGITLATFVRDGRFNVYSHPERIRAE; from the coding sequence ATGACCGAGGAAAAACGCCATCCCCCGCTCCCCGCTGGAGTCACCCGGCGCCCCGTGCTGCGCCACACTCCGGACGAGCCGCTCGCGGCCGCCGAGCCGGACACGGTGGCCATCGAGGAGCCATTGGACATCCGCATCAGCGGAGACACCGTGGCCGTGACCATGCGCACTCCGGGGGCGGACCGATTCCTCGTGGTGGGCTTCCTCTTCGCCGAGGGCCTCATCCACTGCGCCGAGGACCTCGGAGGCCTCGCCCACTGCGGCAGGCCCGGAGAGGAAGGCTACGGCAACACCGTCGAGGTGACGCCGGCGCCCGGACTGGTCATCGACCTGGAGAAGGTGGGCACGACGAAACGAGGCACGCTCACCACCGCGGCGTGCGGAGTCTGCGGCCGGCGCAGCGTGGACGACCTGATGGTCGCGTGCAGCCCCGTGCCGCCAGGCCCGGAGATTCCCGCTCCGGTGCTCGCCCGCGCCACCGAGCGCCTGCGCACCGTGCAGCCCAACTTCGCGCACACCGGCGGAGTGCATGCCGCGGCGGCGCTCGATGTGGAAGGCCAGGTGCTCGCGGCGTTCGAGGACGTGGGCCGCCACAACGCCGTGGACAAGGTCGTGGGGGCGATGGTGCTCGAACACGGGCTGCGCTCGGCGCGGGCCTCACGGCCGGCGGAAACGAGGCCCACCGTGCTCGTGGTCAGCGGCCGCGTCAGCTTCGAGATCATCCAGAAGGCCGCCATGGCGCGCTGCCCCGTGGTGGCCAGTGTGTCCGCGGCAAGCTCGCTCGCCATCGACCTGGCGGAGCGGGCGGGTATCACGCTGGCGACCTTCGTCCGTGATGGGCGATTCAATGTGTACAGTCACCCCGAGCGCATCCGCGCGGAGTGA
- a CDS encoding DUF2235 domain-containing protein produces the protein MVGPSAHSSVLEGFFYPDNCFEIVLPGVHSDVGGGYRQGEGARSSMLSLIPLRMMHDTASMAGVPLVQKFSTEQQLKDFGLDADGSKRFGTLLARFNHYMKAVDCASDAGLGRKVLAHMKLYYRWRFYKIARDLKARLAGRLTQDERRLRASEPRWAAEKKQQAARMEALKSEEMKHRAAAGMFTGPGMGPAMLLKSQADSMAEFLKLAEQKKDEYLAVKSIHDTIPSSDGSLAKNLSLYDDQLMADACMLKLLSKVRKLRPHYRALLEAFEDEFDHGKGLRDEKIIGFFDDYVHDSLAGFAGDATLPSDPRVIYRGGDSKMRYAVNQSAKTSVSELA, from the coding sequence ATGGTGGGGCCATCGGCGCACTCCAGTGTCCTTGAGGGATTCTTCTATCCGGACAACTGCTTCGAGATCGTCCTTCCCGGAGTCCACTCGGACGTGGGCGGAGGCTACCGCCAGGGCGAAGGAGCGCGAAGCTCGATGCTGAGCCTCATCCCGCTGAGGATGATGCATGACACGGCGAGCATGGCGGGAGTCCCCCTGGTCCAGAAATTCAGCACGGAGCAACAACTGAAAGACTTCGGGCTGGACGCGGACGGCTCGAAGCGCTTCGGGACGCTCCTGGCTCGGTTCAATCACTACATGAAGGCGGTGGACTGCGCGAGCGACGCTGGGTTGGGGCGCAAGGTCCTGGCCCACATGAAGCTCTACTATCGATGGCGGTTCTACAAGATTGCCCGTGACCTGAAGGCGCGTCTGGCTGGGCGCCTCACGCAAGATGAGCGCAGGCTGCGCGCTTCCGAACCTCGCTGGGCCGCGGAGAAGAAGCAGCAGGCCGCCCGCATGGAGGCGCTGAAGAGCGAGGAGATGAAACACCGGGCAGCGGCGGGAATGTTCACGGGTCCCGGTATGGGTCCGGCGATGCTTCTCAAGAGCCAGGCCGACAGCATGGCGGAGTTCCTCAAGCTCGCGGAGCAGAAGAAGGACGAGTATCTCGCGGTCAAGTCCATCCACGACACCATCCCGAGCTCGGATGGGTCGTTGGCGAAGAATCTGAGCCTCTACGATGACCAGCTCATGGCGGATGCCTGCATGCTCAAGCTCCTGTCCAAGGTCAGGAAGCTTCGCCCGCATTATCGAGCGCTACTCGAGGCTTTCGAGGACGAGTTCGACCACGGCAAGGGGTTGCGCGACGAGAAGATCATCGGATTCTTCGATGACTATGTTCATGACTCGCTGGCCGGATTCGCCGGTGACGCGACGCTGCCTTCCGACCCTCGTGTCATCTATCGCGGAGGGGACAGCAAGATGCGTTACGCCGTGAATCAGTCCGCGAAGACCTCGGTCTCCGAGCTCGCCTGA